The following are from one region of the Dreissena polymorpha isolate Duluth1 chromosome 2, UMN_Dpol_1.0, whole genome shotgun sequence genome:
- the LOC127866262 gene encoding U4/U6 small nuclear ribonucleoprotein Prp31-like, translating into MSLADELLADFEEAGDNADEAEGDGQTMELAEVDDVSMETVSLSKNSVRNIAKLRDSEQIKDVMNKVEQYSKKKRKDAVAGPVEFDPEYQLIVQANNLTVEIDNEINVIHKFTRDSYLKRFPELESLISDPLQYVCTVKELGNNILENSKNNAALQDILTPATIMVVSVTASTTQGTLLTDEEFKIVEEACNMALELSDYKRRIHEYVESRMTYIAPNLSIILGASIAAKVMGIAGGLTNLAKMPACNIMLLGSQRKILAGFSSSTMQSHFGHLYECDLVQKSPPDLRKKAARLVSAKCALAARVDSFHESMDGSTGDALRTDIEGKLDKLQEPPPVKKAKALPAPIDQARKKRGGRRARKMKERLGLSEMRKAANRMNFGEIEEDAYQGDLGFSLGAIGKSKTGRIRGPVVDSKTKARISKSLQQKIQKEKQTWGGSTTVKKQVSGTASSVAFTPLQGLEIVNPQAAEKKVAEANVKYFSSTASFVKVEKQLWHK; encoded by the exons ATGTCTCTTGCTGATGAACTTCTTGCGGACTTTGAGGAGGCAGGTGACAATGCAGATGAAGCTGAGGGTGATGGGCAAACCATGGAACTTGCAGAAGTGGATGATGTTTCCATGGAAACAGTCTCATTATCAAAGAATTCAGTTAGAAATATAGCTAAACTGCGAGATAGTGAACAG ATTAAAGATGTCATGAACAAAGTTGAACAGTACTCAAAAAAGAAACGCAAAGATGCAG TTGCTGGTCCAGTTGAGTTTGACCCAGAGTACCAGCTGATTGTGCAGGCTAACAACCTCACAGTGGAGATTGACAACGAAATCA ATGTGATTCACAAGTTTACAAGAGACAGCTATTTGAAGAGATTCCCAGAGTTAGAGTCCCTGATCAGTGACCCTCTCCAGTATGTCTGCACTGTGAAG GAGCTGGGTAACAACATCCTGGAGAACAGCAAGAACAACGCGGCACTACAGGACATCCTCACCCCTGCCACCATCATGGTCGTCAGTGTAACAGCCTCCACCACACAGGG AACACTTCTGACTGATGAAGAATTCAAAATAGTGGAAGAAGCTTGTAATATG GCCTTGGAACTGAGTGACTACAAGAGAAGAATCCATGAGTATGTAGAATCCAGGATGACCTACATAGCCCCAAATCTGTCCATTATTCTGGGTGCCTCCATCGCAGCAAAGGTCATGG GTATAGCGGGTGGGCTGACAAATCTGGCCAAGATGCCTGCGTGTAACATAATGCTGCTGGGTTCCCAAAGGAAGATCCTGGCTGGCTTCTCCTCCTCAACCATGCAGTCCCACTTCGGGCACCTGTATGAGTGTGACCTGGTTCAGAAGTCTCCCCCG GACCTTCGCAAGAAAGCAGCACGTCTGGTTTCAGCTAAGTGTGCGCTGGCAGCGAGGGTTGACAGCTTTCACGAGTCGATGGACGGGAGTACAGGGGATGCACTGCGAACTGATATTGAGGGAAAACTGGACAAGCTTCAAGAGCCCCCTCCAGTGAAAAAGGCCAAGGCCTTGCCTGCACCAATTGATCAGGCACGAAAGAAGCGCGGTGGTCGCAG AGCACGAAAAATGAAGGAAAGATTGGGTCTTTCAGAAATGAGGAAAGCTGCCAACAGAATGAACTTCGGTGAA ATTGAGGAGGACGCTTACCAAGGGGACCTGGGCTTCTCTCTAGGAGCTATCGGCAAGTCTAAGACTGGACGAATAAGAGGACCCGTAGTAGACTCAAAGACAAAAGCCAGAATCTCCAAATCTCTACAA CAAAAGATCCAGAAGGAGAAGCAGACATGGGGTGGCAGCACAACGGTCAAGAAGCAGGTTTCTGGAACAGCCTCCAGTGTCGCCTTCACACCTCTCCAG GGTCTTGAGATTGTCAACCCACAGGCAGCTGAAAAGAAGGTAGCCGAGGCCAACGTTAAGTACTTCTCAAGTACTGCATCATTTGTTAAGGTTGAGAAACAACTGTGGCACAAGTGA